One Diabrotica virgifera virgifera chromosome 3, PGI_DIABVI_V3a genomic window carries:
- the LOC126882565 gene encoding uncharacterized protein LOC126882565 produces MSLEKAINLCKSIESSKIQSEKMKSEEVHYVKKRNFNKKYENREQWEDRRVNPTHSKSQDGQFNGKSGSSLGCSRCGMEHRGQPCKAYKAKCLVNTKNSSFDDDFMINFEVNKRKLSCRLDTGAMANVISINKLNSLEVNVELQKTNCKLTTFSDETLRVIGKCSLECKYKDNMYNIMFYVVEINSPTVLGLPTLKKKLKEGVRTYYICHRSQAPQITEPPKRNAKSMGTNKIGRTCPSTMIVTSNQECISVVFFPVHVGHYNELGRLRIDETDRIKIAGKLSQGVPIGRVILEKVHPVERVHLIEKKDLTNIVRDFSIGYTIKRHKNDAVSVQLWVKAMQLLENNPVLFYKNSEEDDEGVFDKNDFVLIIMTEVQKKSLISFCQDKICIDGTHGLNQYGFQLYTIVIVEEYGSGVPAAFCFSNRSDETLFQHFFKCIKDSVGLLSPNVFMSDDYNAFYNAWKSVMSEVPNRLGTKFWKNIR; encoded by the exons ATGAGCTTGGAAAAAGCAATCAATCTGTGTAAAAGTATAGAAAGTTCGAAAATCCAGTCTGAAAAAATGAAGTCAGAGGAGGTGCACTACGTAAAGAAAAGAAACTTCAATAAGAAATATGAAAATAGAGAACAGTGGGAAGACAGAAGAGTGAATCCAACTCATTCGAAGTCCCAAGACGGCCAGTTCAATGGTAAATCTGGAAGCAGTTTAGGGTGCAGTAGGTGCGGAATGGAGCACAGAGGCCAACCATGCAAAGCATATAAAGCTAagt GCTTGGTAAATACTAAAAATAGCAGTTTTGATGATGATTTCATGATAAATTTTGAAGTTAACAAGCGTAAATTAAGCTGTAGATTAGATACAGGGGCAATGGcaaacgtaatatcaataaataagttaaattcTCTAGAAGTTAATGTTGAACTACAGAAAACAAACTGCAAGTTAACGACATTTTCGGATGAAACACTTAGGGTCATTGGAAAATGTAGTTTAGAATGCAAGTATAAAGATAACATGTACAACATAATGTTTTATGTGGTAGAAATTAATTCACCAACGGTATTAGGTCTTCCTACAT tgaaaaaaaaattaaaggaggGTGTAAGAACATATTATATTTGTCATAGATCTCAAGCTCCACAGATAACAGAACCCCCTAAAAGAAATGCGAAATCTATGGGAACAAATAAAATTGGACGTACATGTCCATCTACTATGATTGTTACAAGTAACCAAGAATGCATATCAGTTGTTTTCTTTCCTGTACATGTTGGTCATTATAATGAACTAGGGCGTTTAAGAATTGATGAGACAGACAGGATTAAAATAGcag GTAAATTGTCTCAAGGGGTCCCAATAGGCAGAGTGATATTAGAGAAAGTGCACCCAGTGGAGAGAGTTCACTTGATTGAAAAAAAGGACCTTACCAACATTGTACGAGATTTTTCAATTGGATACACTATCAAAAGGCACAAAAATGATGCAGTCAGTGTACAATTATGGGTCAAAGCCATGCAATTATTGGAAAACAACCcagttttattttataaaaacagTGAAGAAGATGATGAGGGAGTGTTTGATAAAAATgattttgttttaataataatGACAGAAGTTCAAAAAAAATCACTTATTTCATTTTGTCAAGACAAAATCTGCATTGATGGCACTCACGGTTTAAACCAGTATGGATTTCAATTATACACAATTGTTATTGTTGAAGAATATGGTTCTGGGGTACCAGCAgcattttgtttttcaaacagaTCTGATGAAACACtctttcaacatttttttaaatgtattaaagatagtGTTGGATTATTGTCACCAAATGTTTTTATGTCAGATGACTATAATGCATTTTACAATGCATGGAAATCAGTTATGAGCGAAGTACCTAATAGACTGGGTACAAAATTCTGGAAAAATATTAGATAA